In the genome of Raphanus sativus cultivar WK10039 chromosome 4, ASM80110v3, whole genome shotgun sequence, one region contains:
- the LOC108853953 gene encoding monogalactosyldiacylglycerol synthase 1, chloroplastic — translation MYVCVYSIFILLKKILSFYLSLAISLSFSLIYQTMQNPSTAATTHESASSFSASGFFTRLTGLASVNRSPSSNPDGFALSPSKSNALFFNGSSRASPARRKTRKALASLSLNAKSSVGSSLRRFISEFNSFIRFHCEKVVPESFASIGVSSDENGARVNETDVVLGEEGLPLGGVEADGPKKVLILMSDTGGGHRASAEAIKAAFNHEFGDDYQVFITDLWTDHTPWPFNQLPRSYNFLVKHGTLWKMTYYGTAPRVIHQSNFAATSTFIAREIAQGLMKYQPDIIISVHPLMQHVPLRVLRSKGLLDKIVFTTVITDLSTCHPTWFHKLVTRCYCPSTEVVKRAQKAGLKTSQIKVYGLPVRPSFVKPVRPKVELRKELGMDENLPAVLLMGGGEGMGPIEATARALGDALYDESLGEAVGQVLIICGRNKKLQTRLSSLDWKIPVQVKGFITKMEECMGACDCIITKAGPGTIAEAMIRGLPIILNGYIAGQEAGNVPYVVENGCGEFSKSPIEISKIVAEWFKPRSRQLEIMSQNALRLARPEAVFKIVQDMHELVRQRNRLPQLSCTA, via the exons CACCCATGAATCAGCATCATCCTTCTCCGCCTCTGGTTTCTTCACACGTCTGACCGGTTTAGCCTCCGTTAACCGGTCTCCTTCTTCGAACCCAGATGGGTTTGCTCTCTCACCCTCCAAATCCAATGCCTTGTTCTTCAACGGTTCCTCCCGGGCTTCACCCGCACGGAGAAAAACGCGAAAGGCCTTAGCTTCACTGAGCTTGAACGCTAAGAGCAGTGTTGGATCGAGCCTGCGTAGGTTTATAAGTGAATTCAATAGCTTTATTAGGTTTCACTGCGAGAAAGTGGTCCCCGAAAGCTTCGCCTCCATCGGGGTTTCGAGCGACGAGAACGGGGCTAGGGTGAATGAGACCGATGTGGTTTTGGGTGAGGAGGGTTTGCCGTTGGGTGGTGTGGAAGCTGATGGGCCCAagaaagttttgattttgatgaGTGATACTGGTGGTGGTCACAGAGCTTCTGCTGAAGCCATTAAAGCTGCTTTCAATCATGAGTTTGGAGATGACTACCAG GTGTTTATTACGGATTTGTGGACAGATCACACTCCCTGGCCATTCAACCAGCTTCCCAGGAGCTATAATTTCCTGGTGAAACATGGGACTCTTTGGAAAATGACTTACTATGGTACGGCTCCACGCGTTATTCACCAGTCAAATTTTGCAGCAACTTCGACTTTTATTGCCAG GGAAATTGCACAAGGGTTGATGAAATATCAACCAGACATTATAATCAGTGTTCATCCATTGATGCAACACGTCCCACTCCGTGTCCTTAGATCAAAGGGGTTGCTTGATAAAATCGTCTTCACAACTGTTATTACAGACTTGAGCACTTGCCATCCCACATG GTTTCATAAGCTTGTGACAAGGTGTTATTGCCCATCAACAGAAGTGGTGAAAAGGGCACAAAAGGCCGGACTTAAGACATCACAGATCAAAGTCTACGGCCTTCCTGTTCGACCTTCCTTTGTGAAACCAGTTCGCCCAAAG GTTGAGTTAAGAAAGGAACTAGGGATGGATGAGAATCTTCCAGCGGTTTTGTTAAtgggaggaggagaaggaatgGGTCCTATAGAGGCAACAGCAAGAGCTCTTGGAGATGCTTTGTATGACGAGAGCCTTGGTGAAGCAGTTGGTCAGGTTCTTATAATATGTGGACGGAACAAGAAACTGCAAACCAGATTAAGCTCCTTAGATTGGAAAATACCAGTCCAG GTTAAGGGGTTTATAACAAAGATGGAGGAATGCATGGGTGCCTGTGACTGCATCATTACAAAG GCTGGTCCAGGAACTATAGCTGAAGCTATGATAAGAGGGCTACCGATAATCTTAAATGGTTACATCGCTGGTCAA GAGGCAGGGAATGTGCCATACGTGGTGGAGAACGGATGTGGGGAATTCTCAAAATCACCGATAGAGATATCAAAGATTGTAGCGGAATGGTTTAAACCGCGGTCGAGGCAGTTGGAGATTATGTCGCAGAATGCTTTGAGGCTGGCTAGACCAGAAGCGGTGTTCAAGATAGTGCAAGATATGCACGAGCTTGTCAGGCAGAGGAACCGTCTTCCTCAGCTCTCTTGCACTGCGTAA